A genomic stretch from Marinobacter fonticola includes:
- a CDS encoding DUF1329 domain-containing protein produces MKLNKKLMVSGIFAASMLSGSVIAAVSSEKAAQLGNSLTPIGAEKSGNGGAIPAWDGGLQAIPAGYEGDGIYVNPFPDEKEEFRIDQSNVDQYADKLSPGQVKMIKKYDDYFIPVYPSHRTAAYPQEIYEATAENATQTNLIPSGNGMDNYTRGIPFPIPQNGLEAIWNHITRYRGGSVSRNVGQVTPTADGAYSVVKFQDELTWRTALEDFDPNEDQNVLFYFKQAITGPARLAGNVLLVHETINQVQEPRRAWVYNAGQRRVRRAPQVAYDGPGTAADGMRTSDNFDMFNGAPDRYNWELIGKKEMYIPYNSYKLTDRDLSYDQIIKPGHINQELTRYELHRVWHVSATLKDGERHIYARRDLYIDEDTWQATVIDHYDGRGELWRVAEAHSMYFYDREVPWYAIETLYDTLSGRYLALGLTNEETNPYEFGVERNSREYTPAALRRAGTR; encoded by the coding sequence ATGAAATTAAATAAGAAACTGATGGTTTCCGGTATCTTCGCTGCCTCCATGCTGAGCGGCAGCGTTATCGCGGCAGTCTCGTCGGAGAAAGCCGCACAACTGGGCAATTCACTGACTCCCATAGGCGCCGAGAAGTCAGGCAATGGCGGTGCGATCCCGGCCTGGGACGGCGGCTTGCAGGCTATTCCGGCGGGTTACGAGGGTGACGGTATTTATGTCAACCCGTTCCCTGACGAGAAAGAAGAGTTTCGCATCGACCAGAGCAACGTCGATCAGTATGCGGATAAGCTTTCTCCCGGCCAGGTGAAGATGATCAAGAAGTACGACGACTACTTCATTCCGGTCTATCCGAGCCACCGCACGGCGGCCTACCCGCAGGAGATCTACGAGGCGACTGCGGAAAATGCCACCCAAACGAATTTGATCCCGAGCGGCAACGGGATGGATAACTACACCAGAGGCATTCCGTTCCCGATACCGCAGAATGGCCTTGAGGCTATCTGGAACCACATTACCCGTTACCGCGGTGGTTCCGTTTCGCGTAATGTCGGCCAGGTAACGCCAACGGCCGATGGTGCCTATAGCGTCGTCAAGTTCCAGGACGAACTGACCTGGCGTACCGCCCTGGAGGATTTCGATCCGAACGAAGATCAGAACGTGCTGTTCTACTTCAAGCAGGCGATCACAGGACCGGCCCGCCTGGCAGGTAACGTGCTGCTGGTCCACGAGACCATTAACCAGGTCCAGGAACCGCGTCGCGCGTGGGTTTACAATGCCGGTCAGCGCCGCGTTCGCCGTGCGCCCCAGGTTGCCTACGACGGTCCGGGTACAGCCGCAGACGGTATGCGGACTTCGGACAACTTCGATATGTTTAACGGTGCGCCTGACCGCTACAACTGGGAGCTGATCGGCAAGAAGGAAATGTACATCCCGTACAATTCCTACAAGCTGACTGACCGGGACCTGAGCTATGACCAGATCATAAAGCCTGGCCATATCAACCAGGAACTGACGCGTTACGAGCTTCACCGGGTGTGGCATGTGAGCGCCACGCTGAAGGACGGCGAGCGTCATATCTATGCACGCCGAGACTTATACATCGATGAGGATACCTGGCAGGCTACGGTGATCGACCATTACGACGGCCGCGGTGAGCTGTGGCGTGTGGCCGAAGCGCACAGCATGTACTTCTACGACCGGGAGGTGCCGTGGTACGCCATCGAAACGCTGTACGACACCCTGTCCGGTCGTTATCTGGCGCTGGGTCTGACCAACGAAGAAACTAACCCCTACGAGTTTGGCGTTGAGCGAAACTCAAGGGAGTACACGCCGGCCGCCCTGCGCCGCGCTGGCACGCGTTAA
- a CDS encoding DNA gyrase inhibitor YacG: protein MLVTCPTCKKDNEWDTGNPHRPFCSERCKLIDLGAWANEDFRIPAEPVDPNEIPLGEEEDSEPSRH from the coding sequence ATGTTAGTGACTTGCCCCACCTGTAAGAAAGACAACGAATGGGACACGGGCAACCCTCATCGCCCCTTCTGCAGCGAACGCTGCAAGCTGATTGACCTCGGCGCCTGGGCGAATGAGGACTTCCGTATTCCTGCCGAACCTGTAGATCCCAACGAGATCCCGCTTGGGGAAGAAGAGGACTCGGAGCCGTCAAGGCATTAG
- a CDS encoding YfaZ family outer membrane protein: protein MKYSRLSILALAVATTPALGADFELSLTDDSAKGQVNFTPTTSDIQGGVGYTYHQGSRHIANIDLHAQGRTAIGNLPTTAGIGMRAIGWDDDHVDGGAIGLGGFANMNIPNVPGLSVGGSLHYAPSILSFGDSDDMTSFEARVSYRVIRNAEIFGGYRYLNTELDPSGDINLDEGLMAGMKIFF from the coding sequence ATGAAATATAGCCGCCTCTCCATCCTGGCACTCGCCGTCGCCACAACCCCAGCTTTGGGCGCCGATTTCGAGCTCAGCCTGACTGACGATTCTGCCAAGGGACAGGTCAATTTCACGCCAACCACGTCCGACATCCAGGGTGGCGTCGGCTACACCTACCATCAGGGCAGCCGCCACATCGCCAACATCGACCTGCATGCCCAGGGACGTACCGCTATCGGTAACTTACCCACCACCGCGGGTATCGGCATGCGCGCCATCGGCTGGGATGACGATCACGTGGACGGGGGCGCCATCGGCCTGGGCGGTTTCGCCAATATGAATATTCCCAACGTACCCGGCCTGTCCGTAGGCGGCAGCCTGCATTACGCGCCAAGTATCCTCTCCTTCGGCGATTCCGATGACATGACCAGCTTCGAAGCGCGAGTGAGCTATCGCGTGATCCGCAATGCAGAAATATTCGGTGGGTATCGCTACCTCAACACCGAGCTCGATCCCAGCGGCGACATTAATCTTGACGAAGGCCTCATGGCGGGCATGAAGATATTTTTCTGA
- a CDS encoding LuxR C-terminal-related transcriptional regulator yields the protein MKSIHDVQAANDDYAGQARVAQPGDLIWDLLTHRIRIPSAAEDMLERPALYRHIDSAIKPGRVLLLEAPVGYGKTQAVRAVARERRNVAWLTLESRDNEPLRFLTLLAIALKQDQQLGRSPLQRDVYHDFVSLMLQSYQHAREAGIEGLPDCLVLDNTHWLSQVSTREMVAQLIAELPESLSLVIVSSEQVHFSTHGPAIAGRLQRIGVDELALSLNETATLFADEMSHGRISVTTVEHLHHLSEGWLTPLQLYRLELNTADALGRAISESPGVARFFRDGLLARFTAEAQATLFQMAEPDLISDALFHAIHEPLGNGDLTPSGACQKGLPLWPVAGKGRWYRFNPLFRDWLLARGLNGRFERAVRASQWFESRGDRSEALTYALRAQDADRALDIAASGSEALLAGQDTGALLSWRQHLPAHLVEKSPRLRLVYGWVHAIGGQFAQAEKLISGLPEDELQSLGGRLSALKSFILRGRGAIAPALAEADQALQDPALSDHARLMALLVRSSALCATQCYAEARSANRSAARLARESGDAGCEILAVYDHARIELGKGYLKRAETLIRRGLDVALNTPYQPPRVGESRLQLSLALALWHQGRFDEAETSLVRSARQAEQCRDLGLLLNMALRVLIAKSRGELEQAFSWIGQAERTMQLWQVDDVVYRPILEALKVSCWLHGDQLDHVSEALRKLPMDEQDDRIPELFPMLPGLLEAMRIRLHIANGELDAAQAKLDVYAVSGGENGLVPQGHLIYSKILQSLIHDRAGKPDRSLVLLREAVQDAAREEYVSPFVEMERSLRTLLPKVLATAGDSVFYDKLRLYFRVEKSGHPSVVGEALAEPISDRERGVLELIAIGLSNQDIADRLHISLHTVKTHARRINAKFGVRSRTQAIVRARELGVL from the coding sequence TTGAAAAGTATTCACGATGTACAAGCGGCGAACGATGACTACGCCGGTCAGGCCCGGGTAGCGCAGCCCGGCGATCTTATTTGGGATCTGTTAACCCACCGTATTCGAATCCCGTCCGCCGCCGAGGACATGCTGGAAAGACCGGCCTTATACCGGCACATTGACTCGGCGATCAAGCCAGGACGTGTCTTGTTGCTGGAAGCACCCGTCGGCTACGGTAAAACTCAGGCGGTCAGGGCCGTTGCAAGAGAGCGGCGAAACGTGGCCTGGTTGACTCTGGAATCCCGGGACAACGAACCGCTCAGGTTTTTGACGCTTTTGGCCATCGCGCTCAAGCAGGATCAACAGCTTGGTCGCTCACCCCTCCAGCGAGACGTTTACCACGATTTTGTCTCCCTCATGCTCCAGTCTTACCAGCATGCCCGGGAGGCCGGCATCGAGGGCCTGCCCGACTGCCTTGTGCTGGACAATACGCACTGGTTGTCGCAGGTGTCGACGCGGGAGATGGTTGCGCAGTTAATCGCCGAGCTGCCCGAGTCACTATCGCTGGTCATCGTCTCCAGCGAACAGGTTCACTTTTCTACCCACGGCCCCGCTATCGCTGGCCGCCTGCAGCGTATTGGCGTCGACGAACTGGCCTTGTCCTTAAACGAAACAGCGACGCTTTTCGCCGATGAGATGTCCCATGGGCGCATTTCCGTCACCACGGTCGAACACCTGCATCACCTGTCCGAAGGCTGGCTGACACCGTTACAGCTTTACCGCCTGGAACTGAACACGGCGGATGCCTTGGGGCGGGCGATTTCCGAGAGTCCCGGCGTGGCCCGCTTTTTCCGCGATGGTCTGTTGGCTCGATTTACCGCTGAAGCCCAGGCAACGCTTTTCCAAATGGCCGAGCCCGATTTGATCAGCGACGCGCTTTTCCATGCCATCCACGAGCCGCTGGGCAACGGAGACCTGACCCCGTCCGGCGCCTGTCAGAAAGGTCTTCCATTGTGGCCGGTGGCGGGCAAGGGGCGTTGGTACCGTTTCAATCCGCTGTTTCGCGATTGGCTGCTGGCCAGGGGGCTCAATGGTCGGTTCGAACGTGCGGTCAGGGCCAGTCAATGGTTCGAATCGCGCGGAGACCGGTCGGAGGCGCTGACGTACGCTCTGCGTGCACAGGATGCCGACCGCGCGCTGGATATTGCCGCATCGGGTTCGGAAGCCTTGTTAGCGGGGCAGGATACCGGAGCGCTGCTGAGCTGGCGTCAACATCTCCCGGCGCATCTCGTAGAGAAAAGCCCCCGGTTGCGACTGGTGTACGGCTGGGTGCATGCAATCGGCGGGCAGTTCGCGCAGGCGGAAAAGCTGATATCCGGATTGCCGGAAGATGAGCTCCAGTCACTCGGTGGCCGTTTGTCGGCCTTGAAGTCGTTTATCCTGCGCGGCCGCGGGGCTATTGCTCCAGCGCTGGCGGAAGCCGATCAGGCTCTACAGGATCCGGCGCTGTCCGATCATGCCCGGTTGATGGCGTTGTTAGTGCGTTCAAGTGCACTGTGCGCCACACAGTGCTACGCCGAAGCGCGTAGCGCCAATCGAAGCGCGGCCCGGTTGGCCCGTGAATCCGGCGATGCGGGTTGCGAGATACTGGCGGTTTACGATCATGCCCGTATCGAACTCGGCAAGGGCTACCTCAAGCGAGCGGAAACACTGATTCGCAGGGGGCTGGATGTCGCACTGAACACGCCCTATCAACCGCCAAGGGTGGGCGAAAGTCGTCTGCAGTTGAGTCTCGCCCTGGCGCTTTGGCACCAGGGGCGCTTCGACGAGGCTGAAACTAGCCTTGTGCGTTCCGCTCGTCAGGCGGAGCAGTGCCGCGACCTGGGCTTGTTGCTGAACATGGCCTTGCGTGTATTGATTGCCAAGTCCCGGGGCGAGTTGGAGCAGGCATTCAGTTGGATAGGCCAGGCAGAGAGAACGATGCAGCTCTGGCAGGTGGACGATGTGGTTTACCGGCCGATTCTCGAAGCGCTAAAGGTTTCCTGCTGGCTCCATGGCGATCAACTCGATCATGTTAGCGAGGCGTTGCGTAAGCTGCCGATGGATGAGCAGGATGACCGTATCCCGGAACTCTTCCCCATGCTGCCGGGGCTACTCGAGGCCATGCGTATTCGTTTGCACATCGCCAACGGCGAGCTGGACGCGGCACAGGCGAAGCTTGATGTTTACGCCGTGTCAGGCGGGGAGAACGGTCTGGTGCCCCAGGGCCACCTCATCTACTCGAAAATCCTTCAGTCACTGATCCACGACAGGGCGGGCAAGCCTGATCGGTCCTTGGTGCTGTTACGCGAGGCGGTGCAGGATGCGGCCCGCGAAGAGTACGTCAGTCCGTTTGTGGAAATGGAGCGTTCTCTGCGAACGCTTCTGCCAAAGGTTCTGGCGACGGCTGGCGATTCGGTGTTCTACGACAAGTTGCGACTCTACTTCCGGGTGGAGAAGAGTGGCCATCCCAGCGTGGTTGGGGAAGCGTTGGCAGAGCCTATCAGTGACCGGGAGCGGGGTGTGCTCGAATTGATCGCGATAGGATTGTCGAATCAAGACATCGCCGACCGCCTGCACATCTCACTGCATACCGTCAAAACCCATGCGCGGCGTATTAATGCCAAGTTTGGGGTACGCTCCCGGACCCAGGCCATCGTTCGGGCGCGTGAACTGGGGGTGTTGTAG
- a CDS encoding glucosaminidase domain-containing protein: MSAGAKLTGMVVTLVLAFAWGTLHEPVDYQPEYDQDSVTLDALPSLPDWAHSDLPDFSTFSDTAEKKSAFFSFLYPRIVLANTRVLMLRENLQTLEGKPELNETERAWLQRQAERLRVDADLASTEMYELLNRRLDVIPPSLIMAQAANESAWGTSRFARKGNNLFGQWCFSAGCGLVPLSRNEGASHEVASFESPYASIRAYITNLNRHDTYQALRNTREQARTKDRFPSGTALAQGLIGYSERGAAYVEEIQSMISYNNLGYYDQQYKSLIGERDSLPDLLQLATAGEDAFTPGGIAKNEG; encoded by the coding sequence ATGTCAGCAGGTGCGAAACTGACCGGTATGGTCGTTACGCTGGTGCTCGCTTTTGCATGGGGCACGCTGCACGAGCCTGTCGATTACCAACCGGAATACGATCAGGATAGCGTTACGCTGGACGCCCTGCCGTCGCTGCCGGACTGGGCCCACTCCGATTTGCCGGATTTCAGTACCTTCAGCGATACCGCGGAGAAAAAATCGGCGTTCTTCTCCTTCCTTTATCCCCGCATTGTACTTGCCAACACGCGCGTACTGATGCTGCGGGAGAATCTACAAACGCTGGAAGGCAAACCGGAGCTAAACGAAACCGAGCGCGCGTGGTTGCAGCGCCAGGCAGAGCGCCTGCGCGTGGACGCCGACTTGGCTTCCACAGAAATGTACGAGTTGCTCAATCGGCGCCTGGATGTCATCCCACCGTCGCTCATCATGGCCCAAGCCGCCAACGAATCGGCCTGGGGAACCTCACGTTTCGCGCGAAAGGGCAACAACTTGTTCGGCCAGTGGTGCTTCTCGGCCGGGTGCGGCCTGGTGCCACTGAGCCGTAACGAGGGGGCCTCTCACGAAGTGGCCAGCTTCGAGTCGCCCTATGCGTCGATCAGGGCCTACATCACCAACCTGAACCGGCACGACACCTACCAGGCTCTACGCAACACGCGCGAGCAAGCCCGCACCAAGGACCGCTTTCCCAGTGGAACCGCGCTTGCGCAAGGCTTGATTGGCTACTCCGAGCGGGGCGCCGCGTATGTAGAGGAAATCCAGTCTATGATCAGCTACAACAATCTTGGATACTATGATCAGCAGTATAAATCTCTGATTGGAGAGCGCGACTCACTGCCGGATCTTCTGCAGCTGGCAACGGCGGGCGAAGATGCATTTACACCCGGGGGTATCGCCAAGAACGAGGGCTGA
- a CDS encoding acyltransferase has protein sequence MLNFLPAKLKGCLAALLILANTLLLFPILLAFAFFKLLIPLQSTRTASTKALNTIAYLWIGFNNRLADLLHRIEWHVEGVDGLARDDWYLVTCNHQSWADIPAIQYVLNDRIPLLKFFLKKELIWVPLLGVAWWSLDFPFMRRYTREQIAKRPSLKGKDLETTRMACEKFRYTPVTVFNFMEGTRFTPEKHASQQSPYKHLLKPRAGGTAFVLGAMGEMMHKMLDVTIVYPNSPVHSGSKARPGRPYGIWDYLCGRIQKIVIHIRTVDIPPPFLGMDYVNDEKLKDEFQNWIDEIWSEKDQRVEALLGTEPANHPEDVETSAA, from the coding sequence ATGCTGAATTTCCTGCCCGCGAAGCTAAAAGGCTGTCTCGCGGCCCTGTTGATTCTAGCCAACACGCTGTTGTTATTTCCGATTCTACTGGCCTTTGCCTTCTTCAAGCTGCTGATTCCGCTACAGAGTACACGAACCGCGAGCACCAAAGCCCTCAACACCATTGCTTACCTGTGGATCGGCTTTAATAATCGGCTGGCAGACCTTTTACACCGTATCGAGTGGCACGTTGAAGGCGTTGACGGTCTTGCTCGCGACGATTGGTATCTGGTCACCTGTAATCACCAATCCTGGGCAGACATACCGGCGATCCAGTACGTGCTCAACGACCGTATTCCCCTGCTAAAATTCTTCCTCAAAAAAGAACTGATTTGGGTTCCGTTGCTAGGCGTCGCTTGGTGGTCCTTGGACTTTCCGTTCATGCGTCGCTACACCCGGGAGCAAATCGCCAAGCGCCCTTCCCTCAAAGGCAAAGACCTGGAAACGACCCGCATGGCCTGTGAAAAATTTCGCTATACGCCGGTCACCGTGTTCAATTTCATGGAAGGCACCCGTTTCACCCCGGAGAAACACGCTAGCCAACAGTCGCCGTACAAACATCTACTCAAACCCAGAGCCGGCGGCACGGCGTTCGTGCTGGGAGCTATGGGAGAGATGATGCACAAAATGCTGGACGTCACTATCGTCTACCCGAATAGCCCCGTCCATTCGGGTAGCAAGGCGCGCCCAGGCAGGCCTTACGGGATCTGGGATTACCTTTGCGGCAGGATACAGAAGATTGTCATCCACATCCGTACCGTCGATATCCCCCCTCCGTTTCTGGGCATGGATTATGTCAACGATGAAAAGTTGAAAGACGAATTTCAGAACTGGATAGACGAAATCTGGTCCGAAAAGGACCAGCGGGTCGAAGCATTACTGGGCACAGAGCCGGCGAACCATCCAGAAGACGTCGAGACGTCGGCGGCGTGA
- a CDS encoding YkvA family protein, with protein sequence MRTPEINALEDNWSVQYSEQNFWSKVQKRTKALGRRPVELGLTLFYTLKEPTTPVWCKAVISGSLGYFISLIDAVPDLTPVLGYTDDVYVMAAALAALGVHVTPTARAKARHASHRLLGDRHPTHPSD encoded by the coding sequence ATGAGAACGCCGGAAATCAACGCGTTAGAAGATAACTGGTCGGTACAGTATTCTGAACAAAACTTCTGGTCCAAAGTGCAAAAACGCACCAAAGCCTTGGGGCGCCGGCCGGTGGAACTCGGCCTGACCCTGTTCTACACCCTCAAGGAGCCCACCACGCCGGTATGGTGCAAGGCTGTTATTTCTGGCAGTTTAGGCTACTTTATCAGCCTGATCGACGCCGTACCCGACCTGACGCCCGTGTTGGGTTACACCGACGATGTCTACGTCATGGCGGCTGCCCTAGCTGCACTCGGCGTCCATGTTACGCCTACGGCACGGGCTAAGGCACGCCACGCCAGCCACCGCCTATTGGGCGACAGGCACCCAACACACCCATCAGACTGA